A region from the Gossypium hirsutum isolate 1008001.06 chromosome A08, Gossypium_hirsutum_v2.1, whole genome shotgun sequence genome encodes:
- the LOC107930106 gene encoding uncharacterized protein translates to MALAASLSSSSCICFHTQLPYSNSNRYKTSSVNLPLRLNLHDNAPSSNKNSLLLSISASTFVFVGLGLCICSSASAFTPLPRHFQKVDSSSTATLQEEDDEKSDAAFEIWKSKSYALTVPLSMVALQGSIPPSWSKDFISSQSRRLKLQTKFRPTLEDIFTQLCLPFTQAKAKVNIGPASPAAADILTLGDSWLPLAIKKAVIEPITAAEHQDWFKDLSRKWKVYLRRNLNGDIDPQGQIWAAPYRWGTMVIAYKKTKFQKKNLPPMQDWADLWRPELAGRISMVNSPREVVGAVLKYMGASYNTTDIDLQIAGGRNAVLQNLELLARQVKLFDSASYLRAFSVGDVWVAVGWSSDVLPVAKRMSNVAVVVPKSGASLWADLWAIPAASRLETNRIGGRVRGPSPLMHQWVEFCLQAASGLPFRQGITAGASPAALESVPVKLPEELTKGKPKLDSNLVAGVPPPEILERCEFLEPLSDATFSDYQWLIDNMPKSGPGFIDHVSSILGTLRRLKLSWI, encoded by the exons ATGGCATTAGCAGCATCCCTTAGCTCTTCTTCTTGTATCTGCTTCCACACCCAACTCCCCTATTCCAACTCAAACAGATACAAAACCTCCTCCGTCAACTTACCTCTTCGCCTTAATCTCCATGACAACGCCCCAAGTTCCAACAAAAACTCATTGCTTCTTAGTATTTCTGCCTCAACATTTGTGTTTGTGGGTTTGGGTCTTTGCATTTGCTCCTCCGCTTCCGCCTTTACTCCACTGCCCCGTCACTTCCAAAAAg TGGACAGCAGTTCAACAGCAACACtacaagaagaagatgatgagaaATCGGACGCAGCTTTTGAGATTTGGAAATCTAAATCTTATGCTCTCACGGTTCCTCTTTCCATGGTTGCTCTTCAGGGCTCCATACCTCCCTCTTGGTCCAAGGATTTCATCTCCTCTCAATCCAGGCGGTTAAAGCTCCAAACCAAATTCCGCCCAACTCTTGAAGATATATTCACTCAGTTATGCCTGCCCTTTACCCAAGCCAAAGCCAAAGTAAATATTGGGCCTGCATCTCCAGCTGCTGCTGATATTCTCACCCTAGGTGACTCTTGGCTCCCTTTAGCTATTAAAAAAGCCGTTATTGAACCCATTACTGCTGCTGAACACCAGGATTGGTTTAAGGATTTAAGTCGCAAATGGAAG GTTTATCTACGCAGGAACCTCAATGGAGATATTGATCCACAAGGTCAGATATGGGCTGCACCCTATCGATGGGGTACCATGGTCATAGCATACAAGAAaaccaaatttcaaaagaaaaacttGCCTCCTATGCAG GATTGGGCAGATTTGTGGCGGCCTGAACTTGCTGGAAGAATTTCAATGGTGAATTCCCCTAGAGAGGTTGTTGGTGCAGTTTTGAAGTACATGGGTGCATCATACAACACAACAGACATTGACTTGCAAATTGCTGGTGGGAGGAATGCTGTCCTGCAGAATCTTGAATTACTTGCAAGACAG GTTAAATTATTCGACAGTGCAAGCTATCTCAGAGCATTTTCAGTGGGAGATGTTTGGGTAGCTGTTGGGTGGAGTAGTGATGTTCTTCCAGTTGCAAAGCGTATGTCAAACGTTGCAGTTGTTGTTCCCAAGTCTGGAGCAAGCTTATGGGCTGATCTATGG GCAATCCCAGCTGCCTCAAGACTTGAAACAAACCGTATTGGGGGCCGTGTCAGAGGTCCATCTCCGCTAATGCATCAATGGGTGGAATTCTGTTTACAGGCAGCGAGTGGCCTCCCTTTCAGGCAAGGGATAACTGCTGGCGCATCTCCGGCTGCCCTGGAGAGTGTTCCTGTCAAATTGCCTGAAGAGCTCACTAAGGGTAAGCCAAAGCTAGACTCAAATCTAGTTGCTGGAGTGCCACCACCTGAAATATTGGAAAGGTGCGAGTTCTTGGAGCCATTATCTGATGCAACATTTTCCGATTATCAATGGCTCATTGATAACATGCCCAAATCTGGCCCTGGTTTTATAGATCATGTCTCGTCAATACTTGGAACTTTGAGGAGGCTGAAATTGAGTTGGATTTAG
- the LOC107930105 gene encoding LRR receptor-like serine/threonine-protein kinase FEI 1 → MGIRLMKYQWPWLLLILFSFILANRIRAISPDGEALLSFRIAIISSDGVLSQWRPEDPDPCKWKGVKCDSKTKRVTTLSLTNHKLSGPISPDLGKLEHLRLLMLHNNNFYGAIPSELGNCTELQGIYLQGNYLSGLIPSELGNLSSLQNLDISSNSLSGSIPPSIGRLDKLVTFNVSNNFLVGPIPSQGVFSNYTASSFVGNRDLCGKQINVACKDENGGATPYSESPTSAQVGKRKYSGKLLISASATVGALLLVALMCFWGCFLYKKFGKKESRTLAMDVGGGASIVMFHGDLPYSSKDIIKKLETLSEEDIIGTGGFGTVYKLAMDDGNVFALKRIVKMNEGFDRFFERELEILGSIKHRYLVNLRGYCNSPTSKLLIYDFLAGGSLDEALHERSEQLDWEARLNIIMEAAKGLAYLHHDCSPRIIHRDIKSSNILLDSNLEARVSDFGLAKLLEDEESHITTIVAGTFGYLAPEYMASGRATEKTDVYSFGVLVLEVISGKRPTDSSFIEKGLNIVGWLNFLITENREREILDPNCEGVQAESLDSLLSVAIQCVCSNPEDRPTMHRVVQLVESEVMTPCPSDFYDSNSD, encoded by the exons ATGGGCATTCGTCTGATGAAATATCAATGGCCATGGCTGCTTCTCATTCTATTCTCTTTTATCCTAGCAAACAGAATCAGAGCTATCAGTCCTGAtg GAGAGGCACTTCTGAGCTTTCGGATAGCAATTATTAGTTCAGATGGTGTGCTTTCTCAGTGGAGACCAGAGGATCCTGATCCATGCAAATGGAAAGGGGTGAAGTGTGATAGTAAAACCAAGAGAGTGACAACTTT GAGCCTTACCAATCATAAACTGAGTGGTCCTATATCGCCTGACCTTGGGAAGTTGGAGCACTTGAGGCTTTT AATGCTTCATAATAACAACTTTTATGGGGCAATTCCATCAGAGCTGGGTAATTGCACAGAGTTGCAGGGAAT TTATTTGCAGGGTAATTACTTAAGTGGATTAATTCCAAGTGAATTGGGCAATCTTTCTTCACTTCAGAATCT GGATATCTCAAGCAACTCTCTCAGTGGATCTATCCCTCCCTCAATTGGAAGGCTAGATAAGCTCGTTACATT CAATGTGTCAAACAATTTTCTGGTCGGGCCTATACCATCGCAAGGTGTCTTCAGCAACTATACAGCTAGCTC TTTTGTTGGAAATCGTGATTTATGTGGAAAGCAGATCAATGTAGCATGCAAAGATGAAAATGGGGGAGCTACACCGTATTCTGAGTCACCTACTTCAG CTCAAGTTGGTAAAAGGAAATACTCCGGAAAGCTTCTCATTAGTGCATCAGCGACTGTAGGTGCACTGCTTTTGGTGGCACTTATGTGTTTTTGGGGGTGCTTCCTATACAAGAAGTTCGGTAAAAAAGAGAGCAGAACTCTTGCCATGGATGTTGGCGGAG GGGCATCAATTGTTATGTTTCATGGAGACTTGCCATACTCTTCAAAAGACATTATTAAGAAATTGGAAACTTTGAGTGAGGAAGACATTATAGGTACTGGGGGGTTTGGGACAGTGTACAAGCTTGCAATGGATGATGGCAATGTGTTTGCATTGAAACGAATTGTGAAGATGAATGAGGGATTTGATCGTTTTTTTGAAAGAGAGCTTGAGATTCTTGGAAGCATAAAACATCGATACCTTGTAAATTTGCGAGGATATTGTAATTCACCTACATCAAAGCTGTTAATATATGATTTCCTGGCTGGTGGTAGCCTTGATGAAGCTCTTCATG AACGATCTGAGCAGTTAGACTGGGAAGCACGTTTGAACATTATTATGGAAGCAGCAAAAGGGCTGGCTTATCTACACCATGATTGTTCTCCAAGGATCATACACCGTGACATAAAGTCCAGCAATATTTTACTTGATAGCAACTTGGAAGCTCGAGTATCAGACTTTGGACTTGCAAAACTGTTAGAGGATGAAGAATCTCATATTACAACCATTGTTGCAGGAACTTTTGGTTATTTGGCTCCAG AGTATATGGCAAGTGGGAGAGCAACTGAGAAGACTGATGTCTATAGTTTTGGGGTTTTGGTGCTTGAAGTCATAAGTGGCAAGAGACCTACTGATTCATCTTTCATTGAAAAGGGCCTCAACATCGTTGGCTGG TTAAATTTCTTAATTACGGAGAATAGAGAGCGAGAGATTTTAGATCCGAATTGTGAGGGGGTTCAGGCAGAAAGCCTTGATTCTTTGCTCTCAGTTGCAATCCAGTGTGTTTGTTCAAACCCAGAGGATCGACCCACCATGCACAGGGTGGTGCAGTTGGTTGAATCAGAGGTTATGACTCCATGCCCAAGTGATTTTTATGATTCCAACTCTGATTGA